Genomic segment of Chrysiogenia bacterium:
GCCGCCGGGGTGGCGCACCAGGTTGATGGTCGGCGAGTAGAGGATGTTCGCCCCGATGGCTTTGGCCTCGGCGCCGATGGCGGCGTGGACGCGGCGCTCAAGCTCCACGTCCCAGCTCGCCCCGCGGGCCATGGAAACCGGGAAGGCGGTGGTGAAGAGATTGGCCCCGCGCGAGGCACCCGTGGGCAGGAAGGGCGGAATGCCCAGCCGCTTGTTCACCCGCGAGGGCACGGGCATCACGATGAGCGCTGCTCCCACGGCGACTGCGCTGCGGGCCTCGGGCATGCTCATCTGGTCGATCTTTTCTTCGAGCGTGAGCCTGGAGAGCAGATCGGCCACGCGCTCCTCGACAGGGAGCGAGGCGTCCTTATAGGGAAGGGCCTCGTCGCCGGGTTTTGGCGCGAGCATGTCCGCCAGCCGCGCGCAGTAACGGCGGTGGCGCGCAAGCGCCGCGCGGGCCAGGCGGGACTTGAGGCTCATCCCAGGAACTCCGCGATCAGCGCGTTGGCCTCCTCGGCGCGGTCGAGCAGGAAGCCGTGGGCGGTATCGCCGAGCACTTCGAGCCGCGCGCCGGGAATGCCGCCGGCCAGGATGTCGGAATTGCGTGGCGGAACGAGCACGTCCCTGTCGCCGGTGATGACCAGGGTCTCGTGGGTGAACTCGCCAAGGCGCGGTTTCGTATCGTGGCCCATGATGGCGCCCATCTGGTTCCTGAAGCCGCGCGCCGAGGGCGCAAAGCGAATGCCCAGGTCCACCATCTTCTCCATGAGGGAGGTCTCGGCGGCGATGGTCTCGTCGGTAAAGAGCAGCCGCAGGTTGTCGCGGGCGATCTGTTCGCGGCTCTTTCCCTTGACCTGTGTCATCAGGGTGAGCACCTCGGCCGAGGGCGGCGCGTGATGGGTGCCCGGCGTCGTTGCGCACAGCACGAGCTTGCGGACTCGTTCGGGATGATTGAGCGCCACGTGCTGGGCGATCATCCCGCCCATGGAGACGCCCACGACGTGGGCGGACTCGATCCCCTCGGCGTCGAGAATGGCGGCGGCATCGGCAGCCATGTCGGCCATGGTCCAGGCCTCACCCGGCACGTCGGAATCGCCGACGCCGCGGTTGTCGTAGACAATGGCCGTGTGCGACCCGGGGAAGTGTGCGAGCTGGGGGAACCACTGCTCCTTGGTACCGCCAAGGCCCATGATGAAGAGGATCGGATCGCCCGATCCGTGGACTTCGTAGCTGAGTTCAACCTTGCCGTTGTGTGCATGAGGCATGGGCGCTTCCCTCCCCGGAGCGGTGCAGTCATCCAAGTAGAGCCCGCCGCCCGCCGGGCGGCAAGGCGCGCCGCGGCACCCCGGAGGCCCGCGACGCGCCGCGACAGGGGCGGGCGCGTGATTGAACTGAGAGCGCAAGGGGTTTTGGTGCTTTGGGCAAGATGCGGCAATTGTGACAGCAGAAAAAACCGCTTTTAGAGGGGCCTCAGATGGCCCAAAAGCGCGATTTTCACCTTTCTCAGCGTCTTTACTCGCGCGTCACAATATCGTCACACTGCGCCTTTAGTTTTCGGCCACGATTCGCTCAGGCGAACAACGGAGGAAACAGCGTGAAAAAGGGTAATCAGAAATCGGGACTGATCGGTCGCCTGCTTGTCGTAGCGGCCGTTCTGGGTCTCACCGTGGCCACGGCTGCTCATGCAGTCGAGGTCGATAAGAATCTGCCTTCCTACAAGAAGGTCAGCGGCGTGAGCGGCAACCTCAATTCGATTGGTTCCGACACCCTGCTCAACCTGATGACGTTCTGGGCGGAGAAGTTCCGCGAGTCCTATCCGAACGTCAACATCGGCATCGAGGGCAAGGGCTCGAGCACCGCTCCCCCGGCGCTCATCGAGGGCACCTCGCAGCTTGGTCCCATGTCCCGCAAGATGAAGGACAAGGAAGAAGACGCCTTCGAGAAGAAGTTCGGCTACAAGCCGACGCATCTGCGTGTGGCCGTTGACGCCCTGGCCGTCTTCGCCAACAAGGACAACCCGATCGAGTGCCTCTCGCTCGAGCAGGTGGACGCCATCTTCTCGAAGACCCAGAAGATGGGTCACTCGCCGATCAACACCTGGGGCGAGGCCGGTCTCAAGGGTGACTGGGCCAAGCGCCCCATCAGCCTCTACGGCCGCAACAGCGCCTCGGGCACCTACGGCTTCTTCAAGAAGAAAGCCCTGGGCAAGGGTGACTACCGCGACACCGTCAAGGAACAGCCCGGCAGCGCTGCCGTTGTGCAGTCGGTCGCCGTCGAACGCTACGCCATTGGCTACAGCGGCATCGGCTATGCCACGCCCGACGTGAAGGCCGTTCCCCTGGCGAAGAAGGCCGGAGAGACCTGCTACGCGGCCAACGCCGAGAACGCCTTCTCGGGTCACTACCCGCTGGCGCGCTACCTGTACGTCTACGTGAACAAGGCCCCGGGCAAGCCGGTCGACAAGCTCACCGCCGAGCTGCTTCGCCTGGTTCTTTCGAAGGAAGGTCAGGAAATCGTGGTCAAGGACGGTTACTACCCGCTCAACGCCAAGATCGCCGCCGAAGAGCTGGAACTGCTCAAGTAAACGGGCAGAATCTTCAGCATCAGGTTCAGCCGGCTTGATGCCCGGTGCGAAAGTGAAGCAAGCGAGCAACATGAGCACGGCACCACTGGCTGACAAGCCTGAACAGAACAACGCGGGGGCCCCGGATTCGCCAGAACCCGGGGCCCCCGTTACTATTGCCGACAGCGAAAGTCCCGGTGGGAACATGGACCCTTCACCCAAACCCTGGCGCACCGCCGCATCCCGTCTGGCAGCCGACAGCGCCGCGCGCTACGTCGTCACCGGCGGCGGTATCACGGTCATCGCGGCGATCATGGCGATCATGCTGGTGATCGCCATCGAGACCATGCCGCTGTTCTTCGCGGCCAAGGCAGCGATCCTTGGCGGCGGTTTGAGCGACCCGGGCGGCGCGGTGCTGGCCCTGGGCGCCGACGAGCACCGCAGCCACATCTACTCCGTTACCAAAGACGGCATTCGTGTCGAGACCATCGACGGAGAGCCCGTCGCAATGGATAACCTGCTCCCCGATCTCGAGGGCGCGCAGATCATCGCCGCCTCCGAGCCCCGGCACGGCCACTTCGCACTGGGGCTGAGCGACGGTCGCGTTCTGCCCGTGAGCGTGGATTTCAAGATCTCCTTCGACGAGAACACGAATCGCATCGTCGTTCCGAGCATTGAATACGAAGACTTCATCCCCATGGCCGAGCCCGGCGAGGGCATCAACAAGCTGGCCTGGGTTTTTTCAGAGGGCGTTCGCGTCGCGGCTGTTGCGGCTGCTGACGGAAAGCTCAAGATCGAAAAGCTCATCATTGAAGAGAGCGACTTCGGCGGCGGCGACGTCGAAGAATACGAACAGGAATTCGAGGAAGGCTGGGAAGGACAGATCACCTCCCTGGCTGCCGACGATCGCGGCGATGATCTGATCGTCGGCACCAGTTCGGGCAAGATGTACCGCGTCGACCTGCGCGACCCCGAGGACATGGCGTTCTCCGGCGTCGCCATTGCGGGTAGCCGGCTGAGCGACCCGGTCACCGCGCTGGGCTACGTTTTCGGCGGTCTGACCCTGGTGGCCGGTGCCGAGTCGGGCCGCGTGAGCACCTGGCAGATCCTTCGGCGCGAATCCGGCGGCTTTGGATTCGTGCACATGTATGACTACGAGCCGCACGACGCGCCGGTCATCGCCTTTGCGCCCTCGCTGCGCAACAAGAGCTTCCTGACCGCCGATGCGCAGGGCAGCGTGCACCTCAACCACGGCACCACGGGCAAGACCCAGTGGGAGGGCGAAAACGTCATCAGTGAAGTGAGCGCGCTCGCCTTTGCGCCGAAGTACGACGGCTTCCTTGTCGCAGGCAGCAGCGGCGCCATCCAGAACTGGGCGCTCGATGACCCGCACCCCGAGGTCTCCTGGAGCACGCTTTTCGGCAAGGTCCAGTACGAGGGCTACACCGAGGCGGCCTATTCCTGGCAGTCGAGTTCCGCCTCCCAGGACTTCGAACCCAAGTTCTCCCTGACGCCGCTGATCTTCGGCACGCTCAAGGGCACGTTCTACGCGCTGCTCTTTGCCGTGCCGATTGCGCTCATGGCGGCGCTCTATGCCTCGCAGTTCATGAACCCCGGACTCAAGAGCTATCTCAAGCCGACCATCGAGATCATGGCAGCCGTGCCCAGCGTGGTAATCGGCTTCCTGGCAGGCCTGTGGCTCGCGCCCGTGCTCGAGGGCGTGGTGCCCGCGGTGCTCGGCGCGTTCGTTGTCTTCCCGGTGGTGATTCTCTCGGGCTTCTTCGCCTGGCAGAAGGCGCCGGTTGCCTGGAAGCGTCTGGTGCCTGCGGGCCGCGAGATGTATCTGGTGTTGCCGCTGGTGTTCGTGGGGACGCTGATTGCCATCGGCTTTGGCGCGCTGATCGAGAGCAGCCTGATGGGCGGCGATTTCCGCGAATGGCTGCTGAGTGCCATGGGCGTGAACTACGACCAGCGCAACTCGCTGGTGATTGGTATCGCCATGGGCTTTGCCGTCATCCCCATCATCTTCACCATTGCCGAGGATGCCATCACCAACGTGCCCCCGCATCTTGGAGCCGGCTCTCTGGCGCTGGGGGCAACGCCCTGGCAGACGGCGATTCGCATTGTGATGCCCACGGCGAGCCCCGGCGTGTTCTCGGCGATCATGATCGGCCTGGGACGCGCGGTGGGCGAGACGATGATCGTGCTCATGGCCACCGGCAACACGCCGATCATGGACCTCTCGATCTTCAACGGCTTTCGCGCCCTCTCGGCGACGATCGCAGTGGAACTTCCCGAGGCGCCCCACGGCGGCACGCACTACCGCGTGCTGTTCCTGATGGCGCTGATCCTCTTCATCATGACGTTCTTCGTCAACACCGCCGCCGAAGCAATTCGTCTGCGGCTGCGAAAGAAGTATCAGGCTTATGCGTAAGTTCTTTCAAAGCGGCGAGCCCTTTGTCTGGCTGACCGGCGGGTCGCTGGCCTTCTGCCTGCTGATCGTGGGTTTCCTGATGTATCTGATCGCGAGCAAGGCGCTGGTGTATTTCTGGCCCTCGGATGTCGCGCGCATCGAGATGAGAGATGGCAATGTTACCCTGGGTGAGATCGTCGAGCGCGAACAGATCCCGGTGGCCGACACCGACGGCAAGAAGATCGTCCACCGCATCAAGGTCAAGCGCGGCAACCGCGACGTCTACGGTCAGGACTTCATCTGGCTGGACGAAGAAGAGATCAAGGATGTCAGCTACCCCGAAGACATCGTCACCGTCGAGCGCCGCGAGTGGGGCAACTTCTACGGTGAGTGGAAGGGGATTGCCGAGGGCGGCGAGATTCACGAGGCCGGCTGGAATGACCTCCAGAAAGACATCGACGCCGCCTTCGCCCTGCACGAGCGCGTGCAGGAGATTGCCCGTATCGATATCGGCAAGCTCAACAAGAAGATCGAGGACGTCGCCATCGAGCTGCGCGTTCTTGAAGACAGCGGTGTGACCACCGGCGCAAAAGTCGAGGCGCTCGAGAACAAGAAGCGTGAACTCGAACACGAGAGCCAGGCGGTTCAGGGCGAGCTGGCGAAAATGCGGACATCCATCACAAGTGCGATGGCCATGGTCACTGTCGACGGGCGCGATCGCGAGCTGCCCATGATGGGCGTCGTGCACGCCTACCGCCCCAACGCCATGGGCTTTGTCGGCAAGGCCGGTTTCTACGTGATGAAGTTCTGGGAGTTCATCTTCCACGAACCGCGTGAGTCCAACACCGAGGGCGGCGTTTTCCCGGCGATTTTCGGTACCGTCGTGATGGTGTTCATCATGACGCTCATCGTGACGCCGTTCGGAATCCTCGCAGCGTTTTACCTGCGCGAGTATGCCAGACAGGGCGTAATGGTGAGCATCGTGCGCATTGCGGTGAACAACCTGGCGGGCGTGCCCTCCATCGTCTTCGGCGTGTTCGGTCTGGGCTTCTTTATCTACGCGGTGGGCTCGGGCATCGACCACACCTTCTTTGCCGACCGGCTGCCCACACCGACCTTCGGCACCGGCGGCGTGCTCTGGGCCTCACTCACCCTGGCCCTGCTCACCGTGCCGGTCGTCATCGTCGCGACCGAGGAGGGCCTGGCGGGAATTCCCACCGGCATTCGCGAGGGCTCGCTGGCCCTTGGCGCAACGAAATTCGAGACCACCTGGCGCGTGGTGCTCCCCGCGGTGGCGCCTTCGATGCTCACGGGCCTGATTCTGGCCATTGCCCGCGCCGCGGGAGAGGTGGCGCCGCTCATGCTCACGGGCGTTGTGAAGCTCGCGCCCTCGCTGCCGATCAACGGGATCTTCCCCTACGTCCATCTCGACCAGAAATTCATGCACCTGGGGTTCCACATCTATGACGTGGGATTCCAGTCGCCCAATGTCGATGCCGCGCGCCCGATGGTCTACGCGGCCTCGTTCCTGCTGCTCATCATTGTTGTTGTGCTCAACCTCGCCGCCATTCAGATGCGCAACTACCTGCGCAAGCGCTATGCGCTCTCGGCGGTGTAACGAAGTAATCGAGGGATATCATGTCTTCAGTCGAAGCCGCACTCAAAGGAAACCGCTCCGGGGGCAAGAATGCCGCCGAGCACAAGACTGCCATCGAAGTGGGCAACGTCGAGATGTACTATGGCGAAAAGCGCGCGCTTCATGGGATCACCTTCGACATTCCCGATCGTCAGGTGACGGCCTTCATCGGCCCGTCGGGCTGTGGCAAGTCCACCCTGCTTCGCTGCTTCAACCGGATGAACGACCTGGTCGAGGGCGCCCGCGTGGTCGGCAAGATCAACATCCACGGCAACGACATCTACCACCCCGACACGGACGTGACCGAGCTGCGCCGCCGGGTGGGCATGGTGTTCCAGAAGCCCAATCCCTTTCCCAAATCGGTCTATGAGAACATTGCCTACGGGCCGCGCATCCTGGGGGAGACGAACAAGGCGAAAATCGACGAGCTGGTCGAGAAAAGCCTGATGGCCGCCGGGCTGTGGAAGGAAGTGAAGGACCGCCTCAACGACAGCGCGCTGGGCCTCTCCGGCGGCCAGCACCAGCGCCTGTGCATCGCCCGGGCCATCGCTGTCGAGCCCGAGGTCCTGCTCATGGACGAGCCCTGCTCGGCCCTCGACCCCCTTGCGACGACCAAGGTTGAAGACCTGATCGAAGACCTGAAAAACGACTATACTATCGTGATCGTGACTCACAACATGCAGCAGGCCGCGCGCGTCTCCGACTATACGGCGTTCTTCTACATCGGTGAGCTGATCGAGTTCAACGAGACAAAGACGCTGTTCACCACTCCGTCAAAGGCGCAGACGGAAGACTACATTACGGGGCGATTCGGTTGATGGAAACATTGCAGAAAAAAGAGCATACCGATCGGCACTACGAGGCCGACCTCATCCACCTTCGCGAACGTGTCCTGGCCATGGGCGCGCGCGTCGAGCGTATGATCGGCGGCACCATGCGCGCCCTCGTTCAGCGCGACGAAGACCTGGCCAACGAAATGATGGAACTCGACAGCGAAGTCGACCGCGACGAGAGCGAAATCGACGAGCTGTGTCTGAACCTGCTGGCCAAGCGCCAGCCGGTGGCCAGCGACCTGCGCTTCATCACCCTGTGCATGAAGATTGTCACCGACCTCGAGCGCATGGGCGATCTCTCGGTCAACATTGCCGAGCGTACCCATGAGCTGATGCGCGAACCGTTGCTCAAGCCGCTCATCGACCTGCCTCGCATGGCCGAGCTGGCCCAGGCCATGGTCCACGGCGCGCTGGACGCCCTTGTCGCAAAAGATGTAAAAAAGGCGGAGGAGATCCTGGAGTCCGACGACAAGGTCGACAAGCTCAACGAACAGATCTTCCGCGAGCTGATCACCTACATCATCGAAGATTCCAATGCCGCGCGGCGTGCAATCAGCCTGCTGTTCGTCTCGAAATACCTCGAGCGGATCGGCGACCACGCCACCAACATCGCAGAAATGGTAATTTTCTGGGCCGAAGGACAGGACATCCGCCACGGTGCGGGTGCAAACCGCGAATGAGTAATCCCTCCATCCTGGTAGTAGAAGACGATCCCGATATCGCCGAGCTGCTTCGTTTCAATCTCGACGAAGAGGGCTACAAGATCGACATGGTCGGCCGGGGCAAGGAAGCCCTCGATCACCTGCGCTCGCGCACGCCGGACCTGGTGATCCTCGACCTGATGCTCCCCGATCTCTCGGGCCTGGACATTTGCAAGGAAATCCGCTCGTCGAAGGAACACAGCCAGACGCCGGTGCTCATGCTCACCGCCAAGGGCGAGGAAATCGACCGCGTCGTTGGTTTCGAAGTGGGCGCCGACGATTATGTCACCAAGCCCTTCAGCGTGCGCGAGCTGTTGCTCCGCGTGCGCGCGCTGCTGCGCCGCTCCGACCCGTTGCCGCCGACCAAGCAGCAGCTCAAGGCCGGCGATCTCGAACTCGACACCGTGGGCCAGCGTGCCCGCGTGAGCGGCGAGGAGCTCAAGCTCACGACGACCGAGTTCAAGCTGCTGCAGTACTTCCTTGAAAACCCCGCCCGGCTGCTCAGTCGCGACCACCTGCTCGAGCGGGTGTGGGACTACTCCGAGGATACCGAGTCGCGGACCGTCGATACCCACGTGCGCCGCCTTCGCAAGAAGCTCGGTGAAATGGGCGACGTCATCGAGACGGTCCACGGCGCGGGCTACCGCTACAACCTGACCAAGTACGGCAAACCGTGAGACTCCACTGGAAGATCGCGCTCGGGGCGCTCTTTGTTTCGGTGGCAGCCATCGTTGCGGGAGCGATCTACATTGCCCCCGCGCTGCGCAAGGATGTGACCTCGAATATCGCCGACGTCCTGCGTGAAGAGACGGCGGTCCTCCAATCGGTCCTCGAAAAGCGATCCGCCGAAGAACTGACTACAAAATCGCTCCAGCCCTGGGCCCGCGCCCTGGGCCGCGGGGGAATCTCGCGCATCACGATTGTCGCGCCCGACGGCCGCGTGCTGGCCGACTCGGATGTGAGCGTTGAGGAACTCCCGAGTGTGGAAAACCACGGCGACCGCCCCGAAGTGCTCGCCGCTCATGAAGAAGGCGAGGGGGTTGCCCAGCGCCGCAGCGGCACGGTGGATGTGAAGCTGCTCTATGTCGCGCGCCGTGTGCGCATGGGCAAGGGTTTCGGCGTGGTGCGTGTGGCTTACCCGCTCTCGGCCGTGAACGAGGCTGTCACCCGTGTGACCCAGGTCCTTTGGGGCGCGGTGGTCTTCGCGTTCATTCTGGCGAGCATCCTGAGCGTGTTCGTCTCCCGTTGGGTGGCCCAGCCGCTGCGCCGCCTGGCAAGCGCCGCGCAGGAGATTGCCGACGGCGATCTCTCCGTGCGCGCCGAGACGGATTCCGGGGATGAAGTCGGCGAGCTCGCCCGCAGCTTCAACGAGATGGTCGCGCGGCTCGAATCGCTCATCGGCGTCATTCGCAACGAGCGCGAGCAGGCTCAGCGCATTCTCGCCACCGTGGACGAAGGCATCATTTTGCTCGATGAACGCGACTTCGTGGTGGCGGGTAACCGGGTTTTCGTCGATCTGTTCAAGGCGCCCGAGCAGCTCAAGGGGCGCTCGGCGCTCGAACTGGTGCGTTCCGACGCGATCCAGCGCGGCCTGACCGCGCTGCGCGAGGGTGAAGAGCGCTACGAGCAGGAGTTCGTGCTCGAAGCCCCGCTGGGCGAGCGCCGCTTCGAACTGGTTGCAGCGCCGGTTCTTGAATCGGGCGTGCGCACGGGCGCGGTGCTGGTCTTCCGCGACGTCACCCGCACGCGGCGGCTCGAAGAAGTGCGCAAGGAGTTCGTCGCCAACGTCAGCCACGAATTGCGCACGCCGCTCACTTCGATTCGCGGTTATGCCGAGACCCTCTCGGGCAAGCTCCAGGGCGACGAGACGCTGGCGCGCTTTGCTGACTCCATCGTTCGCAGTGCCGAGCGCCTCTCGGCGCTCGTCAACGACCTGCTGGAACTCTCACGGCTCGAACGGCCGGAATTCACCCCGCGCAAGGAAAACCGCGACCTGGGCGAGGAACTCAGGAACGGAATCGGGCAGTTTCAGGACCGTGCGGCGGGGCGCAAGATCGAACTGGTCTTCGAGCCCGAGGAATTCGACCATACCTGCAGCTTCGACGTGCGGCTGATCGATCAGGTGCTGACCAACCTGCTCGACAACGCCTTCAAATACACTCCCGACGGCGGAGAGATCTGCGTGAGCACCGAGCCGCGCGAGGGTGCCATCCGTGTCTGCGTCGAGGACACCGGCCCGGGCATTCCCGAGAAAGACATCCCCCGGCTCTTCGAGCGTTTCTACCGCGTGGACAAGGCCCGCTCGCGCGAGCTGGGCGGCACGGGCCTGGGACTGGCAATCGTCAAACACATCGTCGAGCGACACGGCGGCAAGGTCGGCGTGGAAAACCGCGCCGGCGGCGGCACCCGCTTCTGGTTCGAACTCCCCGCCTGAGGGATTGAGCGGCTCCAGAAGGGGGGGCCAGCAAAAATGCCTTGTTCCATACCATACCGTATGGTATCTTTCTGTCACTTCGGGGGAGCCATGCAGGCAGAAGCATCCACACTGAAATCCGCCACCTCGCGCGGGCGTGCCGACTGGGTTCTGGCAGCCATTGAGCTGGTTGCCGCCGAGGGCGAGAGTGGTGTGCGCATCGACCGGCTCTGCCGGGATCTGGGCGTGACCAAGGGCAGCTTCTACCACCACTTCGGCTCGCGCCAGGATCTCATCGACGCGGTGGCCGACTACTGGTCGCGCGAGCAGCCGCTGGCGGTGATTGCCGACCTGCGCGCGAGCAAGGCCGGCCCCTTCGAACGGCTCGTGGCGCTCACGCGCGTTTACGCTGATCTCGATATCGGCGCGCGCGATCATGCGATGCGCGCATGGGCGACCTCGGACCCGACGATCGCCGCGGCGGTCGAGTCGGCCGACGGCGCCATCCTGAAGTTTCTCGACGAAGTTCTGCTGGAGATGGGTGTGCCAAAGGCCGACGCCTTCGCGCTGGCGCGGGTGCTCATGTTCTCGACGATCGGACTCTACAGCGCCGCCGGCGTGGTCGATGAAAAGGAGCGCCGCCGCGTGGCGTCCTGGCTGGTCAAGTTGATTGAGGAGCGAAAGAAACAATGATCGAGGCAATTCGCGAAACCCTGGGGCCCTGGTATGTCTACATCAAGTTCGTCCACGTGCTGGCCGTGATGATCTGGGGCTGGAGCACGATGGTGGGCTTCGGCTGGTACCTGCGGCCCATGTACATCAAGTGGCTCCGCAATCCGGGTGACGAGGTCGCGCGTGAGCGCCGCAACTGGGCGATGGAACACTTCGACCGCGGCGTCGTTCCAGAACATGTCGCCTTCCCCATCGTGATCGTCACCGGTCTCCTCATGTTCATGGTGGGGGACTGGCACCTGGGAATGAACTGGCTGACCTTCAAGCTGGCACTGGTCTTCGGAATCTTCGTGCCGATGGAAGCGGTTGATTACTACCTCTCCCACTTCGGCGGGAACAAGGAAAAGATCAAGAAGACCGGCGACATGGAACGCTATGAGAAAATGATTCGGGTTCATTGGAAGTTCTTCATCGTCACCACGCCGCTGGTGGCGATCTTCATTCCCACGATCATCTTCCTGGCCATCGTCAAACCCTTCTAGAAGGCCAATGCGGCGGCGCCGCAGTTCATTGGCCCGGCCCGGGGGAATCGGCTACGTAAGCAACCGGAGCGGGCCGCCCCTGCGCAGCGGGGAAACTTGCGGCCCCCACGGGAGCCGTTCATGTCCGAGCTCGTCATCACCACCATCGAAAACGGAGTCGCCGACGTGCGACTCAACCGCCCCGAAAAGCACAACGGCCTCTCGACGGCGATGTTTGAAGAGATCACCGCCGCCGGCGAGGCGCTCAAGTCCGACAAGTCGGTGCGCGCGGTCGTCCTCTCGGGCAACGGGCCGAGTTTCTGTTCGGGTCTCGATGTGGGCGGCGCGTCCATGAACCCGGCGAGCGTTGCCGAGAAGATGAAGGCCATCGCGGGAAGCCCCGCCAACTTCTTCCAGAAGCCCGCCTGGGTATGGAAGGAACTGGAGGTCCCGGTGATCGCCGCCATCCACGGCGCGACCTTCGGCGGCGGCCTGCAGATTGCGCTCGGCGCGGACATCCGCATTGCCCATCCGGAGACAAAGCTCAGCGTGATGGAAGTGCAGCTCGGACTCATCCCCGATATGACGGCCAGTGCCACCCTGCGCGAACTGCTTCCCCTGGATGTGGCCAAGGAGCTCGCGCTCACGGGCAAGAAAATCAGCGGCGTCGAAGCCGCCGAGCTTGGACTCGTCACCCGCGTGGCCGATGACCCGCTTGCCGAGGCCACTGCGCTGGCAAAGGAAATCGCCTCGCGCAATCCCGATGCCACGCGCGGCATCAAAGTGATGTTCGATGCCAATTGGTATTGCAGCACGCAGGAAGCGCTCGCCCGCGAGGCGGAGTTGCAGATGAAGATCATCGGCTCCAAGAACCACATGGAAGCCATGGCCGCGCGCTTCCAGAAGCGCGACGCGAAGTTCGACGACCGCAAGTAGGCGCGGCATCCCGAGAGGCAATTAAAGATGAAAGATGTAGTCATCAGCGGCACCGGCCTGTTCACGCCCGACCAGTCAATCTCCAACGACGACCTGGTCGAGTCCTTCAACGCCTGGGTTCGCAAGTTCAATGAAGAGAACAAGGATGCCATCGCCGCCGGCAAGATCGAGGCCGAGCAGGAGTCGGGCAGCGAGTTCATCGTCAAGGCATCGGGCATTCAGAGCCGCTACGTGATCGACCGCGAGGGGATTCTCGATCCGAATCGCATGTGCCCGCGGATTCCCGAGCGTCCCAACGACGAAGACTCCCTGCAGTGCGAAATGGGAAAAATCGCCGGTCTCGAGGCGCTTGAGCGTGCCGGGAAAAAGGGCGCCGACGTCGACGCGGTGTTCGTCGCCTGCTCGAACATGCAGCGCCCGTACCCGGCCATGGCCATTGAGCTGCAGAATGCGCTGGGCTGCGGGGGCTACGCTTTCGATCTCAACGTCGCGTGTTCGTCGGCGACTTTCGGGATCCTCACGGCGGCCAACGCCGTGCGCACGGGCACTGCGAAGGCGGCGCTGGTCATCAGCCCGGAGATCTGCTCGGGTCATCTCAACTTCACGCGCCGCGACTCGCACTTCATTTTCGGTGATGCCTGCACGGCGGTGCTGATCGAAGCGGCCGATACCTGCACTTCGCCCAATGCCTTTGAGATTCTCGGCACGAAGGCCGTGACCCAGTATTCCAACAACATTCGCAACAACTTCGGATTCCTCAACCGCTGCGACGAATCGGGGATCGGCAAGGAAGACAAGCTCTTCGTGCAGAACGGGCGGCAGGTCTTCCGCGAGGTATGTCCCATGGTGGCCGAGCTCATTGGCGGGCATCTGGAGGAGCTGGGTCTTGCCCCCGATGCTGTCAAACGCTTCTGGCTCCACCAGGCGAACCTGGGAATGAATCAGCTCATCGCCAAGAAGCTCCTGGGCAAGGACGCGCCCGAGGACAAGACGCCGGTCATCCTCGACGAATACG
This window contains:
- a CDS encoding phosphate ABC transporter ATP-binding protein; translation: MSSVEAALKGNRSGGKNAAEHKTAIEVGNVEMYYGEKRALHGITFDIPDRQVTAFIGPSGCGKSTLLRCFNRMNDLVEGARVVGKINIHGNDIYHPDTDVTELRRRVGMVFQKPNPFPKSVYENIAYGPRILGETNKAKIDELVEKSLMAAGLWKEVKDRLNDSALGLSGGQHQRLCIARAIAVEPEVLLMDEPCSALDPLATTKVEDLIEDLKNDYTIVIVTHNMQQAARVSDYTAFFYIGELIEFNETKTLFTTPSKAQTEDYITGRFG
- the phoU gene encoding phosphate signaling complex protein PhoU, with amino-acid sequence METLQKKEHTDRHYEADLIHLRERVLAMGARVERMIGGTMRALVQRDEDLANEMMELDSEVDRDESEIDELCLNLLAKRQPVASDLRFITLCMKIVTDLERMGDLSVNIAERTHELMREPLLKPLIDLPRMAELAQAMVHGALDALVAKDVKKAEEILESDDKVDKLNEQIFRELITYIIEDSNAARRAISLLFVSKYLERIGDHATNIAEMVIFWAEGQDIRHGAGANRE
- a CDS encoding response regulator transcription factor, whose product is MSNPSILVVEDDPDIAELLRFNLDEEGYKIDMVGRGKEALDHLRSRTPDLVILDLMLPDLSGLDICKEIRSSKEHSQTPVLMLTAKGEEIDRVVGFEVGADDYVTKPFSVRELLLRVRALLRRSDPLPPTKQQLKAGDLELDTVGQRARVSGEELKLTTTEFKLLQYFLENPARLLSRDHLLERVWDYSEDTESRTVDTHVRRLRKKLGEMGDVIETVHGAGYRYNLTKYGKP
- a CDS encoding HAMP domain-containing protein, giving the protein MRLHWKIALGALFVSVAAIVAGAIYIAPALRKDVTSNIADVLREETAVLQSVLEKRSAEELTTKSLQPWARALGRGGISRITIVAPDGRVLADSDVSVEELPSVENHGDRPEVLAAHEEGEGVAQRRSGTVDVKLLYVARRVRMGKGFGVVRVAYPLSAVNEAVTRVTQVLWGAVVFAFILASILSVFVSRWVAQPLRRLASAAQEIADGDLSVRAETDSGDEVGELARSFNEMVARLESLIGVIRNEREQAQRILATVDEGIILLDERDFVVAGNRVFVDLFKAPEQLKGRSALELVRSDAIQRGLTALREGEERYEQEFVLEAPLGERRFELVAAPVLESGVRTGAVLVFRDVTRTRRLEEVRKEFVANVSHELRTPLTSIRGYAETLSGKLQGDETLARFADSIVRSAERLSALVNDLLELSRLERPEFTPRKENRDLGEELRNGIGQFQDRAAGRKIELVFEPEEFDHTCSFDVRLIDQVLTNLLDNAFKYTPDGGEICVSTEPREGAIRVCVEDTGPGIPEKDIPRLFERFYRVDKARSRELGGTGLGLAIVKHIVERHGGKVGVENRAGGGTRFWFELPA
- a CDS encoding TetR/AcrR family transcriptional regulator gives rise to the protein MQAEASTLKSATSRGRADWVLAAIELVAAEGESGVRIDRLCRDLGVTKGSFYHHFGSRQDLIDAVADYWSREQPLAVIADLRASKAGPFERLVALTRVYADLDIGARDHAMRAWATSDPTIAAAVESADGAILKFLDEVLLEMGVPKADAFALARVLMFSTIGLYSAAGVVDEKERRRVASWLVKLIEERKKQ
- a CDS encoding crotonase/enoyl-CoA hydratase family protein; this translates as MSELVITTIENGVADVRLNRPEKHNGLSTAMFEEITAAGEALKSDKSVRAVVLSGNGPSFCSGLDVGGASMNPASVAEKMKAIAGSPANFFQKPAWVWKELEVPVIAAIHGATFGGGLQIALGADIRIAHPETKLSVMEVQLGLIPDMTASATLRELLPLDVAKELALTGKKISGVEAAELGLVTRVADDPLAEATALAKEIASRNPDATRGIKVMFDANWYCSTQEALAREAELQMKIIGSKNHMEAMAARFQKRDAKFDDRK